The nucleotide sequence caatGTTTATAAACAGAAGTCTGTTAATGCAGGGATATATTAATGGTGTTTCATTGTGTACCTTTGTTCTTAGATAGCAGTGCTGGCAGTCAGCGGCTGAAGCTCGTTGCTGTCCTTCCCATCCGTTAGTGTGTGTATTTGGTTGATTCTTTGTGtctttttattctctgtgtCCTAACTCCTGTAGCCTGAATTCTTGGGGCTGGTGGGATGAATCTGACTCCTTTGCCATTTCTCTAACTCTGTGTAATACAGAGATGTCTGGCTGGATTTTATTTGATGCCGTTTTTTAACTGAGAAGTTACTATAATGTATCTAGTTATTTAGAGGAGAACAATGTAAGAGGAAGCaccaaaaatggaaaaggaaggagaaccATGTGGCTTGGGTATGGAGCACGTGCTGCCTGCAGTAGTCACTTACAGATGGTGGTTTGTGTTTACAGAATTTTCCACTAAACTTTTTTATTAAAGCTGTCTGAAAGCATGAGTTTTACAACTAACTACAGAAGGATGCGTGAACTAGTTTGAGCCAGCGCTACATCTGTAGGGATTTGAGATTAAGGTGGGAAGCAGTAATAAACTATTAACAGTATAAACTGTTAATGTAGTGCATAGGAATAGTAGCTGACAGGGCTGGGAGAAGAAGGAAGTTAGCTCTACTGGTGCTTCCAGTTTCTGGCACCAGTGGAACATAAACAGGTGAAGTCTCACCAGGAGAGCAAGcaaaaactataaaaataattattaaatggCTTTTACTTGTAAAAGAGGTAGTAAAATTAAAGCTGATTACAGTGAAGATTTTTAGATGGTGTCAAGGCTAATTTGTTCTCAGACACAGCAGATCATTGCTTGCTGCACAAACTGACGTGGTGTACAAGCTTTTGGGCTAATCACGCTTAAAGCTTAAAACCTCTTTAAAGACTTGCTTCTCAATTAGTTCTTAATAACAATAGCACAAATCTGTTTCTATAGCAGTAGCATTACTAAAAGATGTGGCTTGCTTATActagaacttttttttcatacagaCCTTTTCTCCGAGTGGATGGAGAAGATTACTTGCTACAACTTCAGTTAGAGGTGGAAAAGCTCTTTTTACTCACACTCTTTTTAACTCAGAATGATTTAGTCAGACATCTGTTTTGAACAGCTTTCTTAAGCAGAAGCTGTGAAAATAGAGGCAGTAATGAAGTCCTGAGGAAAGCTAATTAACCTTTGTCAGCCTAGCAGTCactcagagcttttttttttttttctgctgaggaaGTGAGTAGCTGTAAGAGTTATTAATATTTATCTCTGTGCaacttgtgcattttttttttgtgtgtctgtgtcaCAAGATGAAGCTTTTTCAGACTGCTTGAGCAttgctcctgggcagcctgcctGGCAGCATCATTATCTGCCTTGCCTTTTCCTGACAGTACCTTCCCAGCTTAGGACAACCTCTGCCACAGTCTGTAACTACTGCTGAGCCACTTCATCTCTTCCTGTGGGAGAGCAGGTCCAGTGAAGAGCATAAGGTATGGCTGCAGCCCTTCAGACTTGGGCACAAGTGAGCTGcaataaaatgtgtttcttaCGAAGAATGTTTCTCCTGGCAGCAAGGTAGAACTGCGAGCTTTGTCTTTGTTCCTTCACAAAACCATCTGAGTGCCTAATAATTATCACATTTacaattttaaactttttttaaacatagaaCACTTACGCCCTGCAGTGAATTTAGGCTCAAAGCTGTTTGAATCagcaaattcagtttttcaaagcTGTAGCAGCAGACTATGTCCTACGCCAAAATCCCTGTGTGAAGGAGACTTAATTTTGACAAGAAAACAAACGTCACCAAAGCTTTCTGTACCTCCTTGCCTCGTAATAGCTCTCAGAAAAGTAAGTTCCCTGCTCAGGATTTACATGCGGTCCATATCAGAAGTGAGCTCGTAGTTCAGTGTTACTGAAGTTCTCGTGAAGCTCCAGTACccttttcattcttcagaagCTTTGTGGCTGCAATAAGGGCTACAAATGATTGTTTAAAGTTAAAATCTGAGTGACTGCTCATGACCCAGTGCCCAGCAATCTCTTTTGGAGCTCAGATGCAGCATTTTGTGTCCACactgacagagaaaaggaatacTCTGTTACTGGAGCGTTGCCCACATTTACTCCTGCGCTAGGAAGGGAGTGGGTTTTGCTTTAGACCAGTGGTTTTCAGCAACAAACTTGTGAAGTCACAGCATTGCAAGCAGAAGATGTCAGTACTGGAGCACAGATCACCTGGAAGAGCCCTTTCAACCCGTTAATCAGTGTAGCTGTAGCTTTTTGCACAAAGTGTTGTCTTAGCCATTTTGATAAGCCACTTCCTTCACTGCATATAAAGATTTCCAAAGTACGTTTACTGGACCCCTTTTTCAACTTTTTGCACTACTTCCAATAAATGCGGACTATTTGGTGCTTTATTTATTCAGATGCTTTGTCCTCCATAGTCTTAAGATTTGCTGTTTCCCAAACACAGAGATACTGTGCCAGCAGAGCGCTGCTAAATCAGCCCGCCTGCTTCTGCTCAGAACTATCTGAGTACCAGCTGGGTACCACCAGCATCGCGGCCTCTCCACAGAAGCACGTGCCAAACAGAACTGGGGGGGCCGAAGCATGGGAAGCATCGCATCCTCGCTGGCATTCCACAGACCGCAGTGTTATCAGTCAGGAGAGAGGAGCTACCTCCGCGGGGCCgcagttctgctgcttcatGCAGCCGGGAGGGGTGACACGCGCTGCAGGCGGTGCTGCCGCGTTTACGCCCCCTGTGCCACAAACCGCGCCGACCGCCGCTGGGGTTCCCCCGGCCCGGCTGagaggtaattttttttcttcttttattattgaGATAATGCTGAGTTCTGTACAGGCAGAAGGCGAAGCTCTGATGCCACCTCCGTGCGTGTAAATACATTTCAGGGAAGGAAGCACGTAGAGCGCGGCACTCGTAGACAAAGCGCCAAGACACGCTCGGGGCAGACGGCAGCGTCAGACCGCTGCGGTATCCCAGTGCTTATCGCAGCGCCGCTGCCCCGCCAGCACCCCGGCCGTACGCAGCGCAGCTGGAAGGGTTCCACGTTTTCCATCTACGTGTGCTGGGCCCGAGGCGCCCCGTGCAGGCGGGCAGAGCTCCCgctgcggggcggcgggggcaCGGGGAGGGCGGTGCCGTCACGGCGCCTTCGCAGCGCGGTGCCGCCGCCGCTTTATTCGCGTCCCGCGCGGCGTGAGCCCCGCACAGCGCTCGGCGCGGCGTAACGCGGGGCCCACGCGCTACCCTCACGGCGGCTGCACCCTCGTCCGCTTCGGCGGGGGGAGCTCGGCCCGCGCCGCTTCCACGCTGTTCTCCTCGTCGTCGTCGTCCTCGTCGTCGTCgtcgtcctcctcctccccttcttcttcctccttcaggcCGTCACCTGCGGGACCCGACACGCGCGGCTCAGCGGCTCCCCGCGCCGCCAGCCCCGCGCCGCCACGCACCGCGCCCACTCACCGCCGCCCGGCGCTCCGCCGCGCCGCTGCTGTTCCAGCACGAGGGGCGCCAGCAGCTCGGCCACGCGCTCCTGCAGCTCGCCCAGCCCGCGCCGCAGAGCGCGCAGCTCCCCGCCCGCCTCCGCCGCGCACCGCACGCGCACCTCccgcgcccgcccgccgcccgcgcGCAGCTCCGCCACCAGCTCCATGGCGGGAAGGAGGGAGGCGCGCTTCGGGCACGCGCGCTCCCGCCGCCCGGTTCCGCTTCCGCTGTGGCGCCGCCCGGCGCCCGGGCTGCGCGCTTCCCGCCTCGGCGTCTGCCCGCGgccatggcggcggcggcggagggagccgggccggggggcggcggcggagcgggggCGGCGGAGGAGCCCGTGGTGTCCCTGGCGGAGGTGCTGGCGGAGAACGAGGAACTGGAGAAGGAGGCGCGGGCCGTGCTGGGCGGCAGCGACCACGAGCGGTGCAGCTACTCCCAGGTGcgggcggggccgggagcgggaCCCCCTTCCCTCACTCCCCCGTCCCGGGGCCGCCCGCCCATTACCGCTCTGTGTCCCCGCAGGGCGCGGTGAAGCGCCAGGCGCTGTACGCCTGCAGCACCTGCACGCCGCCCGGCGCCGAGCCCGCCGGCATCTGCCTGGCGTGCAGCTACGAGTGCCACGGCTCCCACCGCCTCCTCGAGCTCTACACCAAGAGGTAccggggcggggcgggcagcggtccccgccgggcccggggctgcggggTTGTGCTGAGCGCAAGTgggtgtgctgtgctgtgcgcTGAAGTGCTGcggtttttttccttccaggaCTTGAAGGGAGCTGATAAGCGGGATGGGGGGTGAGGGGGGAGCGACTTTTTTCGCGGTCTGGTAGTGAGAGGACAAAGAggagtggctttaaactaaaaggggagatgtaggttaggTGTTAGGCAGGAATTCCTcgctcagagggtggtgagccgctggcactgctgcccagggagctgtgaatgccccatcccggcaggtgctcagggccaggctgcatggggccctgggccctgatctggtggggggcagccagcacatGGCACGGGGTGGGAACCGAGTGGGCTTCGATGTCCCCTCTAgcccaaaccgttctatgattctatggtttttctttccaggaacTTCCGCTGCGACTGTGGAAACAGCAAGTTCAAAAACCTACAGTGCAAGTTGCTCCCGGTGAGTTTGGAGGTCGGTTTTGCAGGGACAGAGCAGTGGCCCCAGGTCCTTCCTCGCTCGGTGTGAAATCAGTCCAGAAACAGTTGTAGCATTTCAGCAACCGTCAGAACCCATCTGTGAACACAGCTGACGTTGTGGAGGGAGGGTGCTCACGTCAcctcctctttccttctcagaaCGATGGCACAAACCATTGGCAGTAACATCATATGGCAGCCTCGGGCTGCAACTCCACGCAGTTCTGAGCTCCCCTGCCACATAGCGGCTGTGTTTTGAGATGGGCTTACCTGGCAGCGAGATCCATCAGCCTGGCTCTAACTCAGAGCAACCTCTCGCATTCGTCACAGGCCCCATCAGAAGATCACTCACGGCACAGGTGTCTCTGGATGATGTTTAGAATGTTCAAGCTGTATGCATAATGACTGATTTtaggaagcaaagcagaacaggaaCGGGGATTATTCCAGGCTGCGCAGCTTCTCCGTCTCGTTTTTCACCGCATTGTATACTGAaacaatttttcctttccatctaGGAAAAGGGCAAGGTGAATTCAGGAAATAAGTACAATGACAATTTCTACGGCTTGTACTGTACTTGTAAAAGACCTTACCCTGATCCTGAAGATGAGGTATGGAATACAATATCCAGCAGTGAGCCTACATAGCTGCCATTTATGCAGAATGTGCAGGGGGTGGTCCATGAGGTGTGCCATGGGGACGATCCCACTTGAAGAACCCTCTGTTCCATATCAATGTTGGTTGCGATGTGCCGTATAAAGTAATTCCATTCTCATGGTATTTTAGTGGTAGAATATGTTTATGCCTTAAAGACAGACAAGGAAGGCAAACCAGCACTGGGATGGAATGCTGCTGCAGCCATCTCTACTTCCTCCTTATAAAGTGGCACAGCTCCCTTACAGGATGCATTTCTCATTATCTTGAGAGCCACTCTAAGTGGGGAACAAACACACGTTAAGGGAGAGCA is from Numida meleagris isolate 19003 breed g44 Domestic line chromosome 6, NumMel1.0, whole genome shotgun sequence and encodes:
- the LOC110401438 gene encoding transcription initiation factor IIA subunit 1-like, with the translated sequence MELVAELRAGGGRAREVRVRCAAEAGGELRALRRGLGELQERVAELLAPLVLEQQRRGGAPGGGDGLKEEEEGEEEDDDDDEDDDDEENSVEAARAELPPPKRTRVQPP